The stretch of DNA TTAATTGGAAGTATTAAAGTTTTCAGAGATGAAAATTATTTATACGTTCAATACTCTGTTAACAAAGAAGGATGGAGTTTACATCTAACTCACACTTATGTAGGCCCTTGTGATGAAGTACCAAGCACTAGAGGAGGTGCAACTCCTGGCCAGTTTGATAAAACTGAGTGGGGTGTTGCCACAGAACAACCTGATTGTGGTGTTACTTGCTGGGTAGAAAAATTCCCATTATCAAAATTCGCAGGGTTAGAATGTATTTGTATTCTTACTCATGCTGAGGCTTGGAAAGATTGCAAACCAGCAGAAACAGCTTGGGGCGGTAATGAAGAGTTCCCTGGAAACAATTGGGGTCGTTACATCAGCTGCTTCCAAATACCTGATTGCGGTAATGGAAATGACTAATTCCAATAAAGAAGTCAACTAAAAAAAGTCCCGTCTAGGTTGAACCTAGACGGGACTTTTCTATTATAATTCATACCTAAACGTGAGTAGCAGATTTTGGTACTTGCCTGATTTATCAAAAATGTTGGTAGCCGGATCAAAAGTTTTAGCAAAAGACATCTTATAGTTTAAGCCGATGCGGAAATACGAAACCTTATAATCAACCAACGTCGATAAACCATAAGTAAAATCGGTAAAATTAACGACATCATAACGATCACTCTTTGTCCGTATCAGATAATTAACTTCAGGACCAATTCCTACCCTAATTTTATTAAAAACATATTGTACAGTAATCGGTAATGCGAGGTAAGTATTCTTAACCTCATAGCCCACCTTAGCACCGGCAGTTCCAACGGTAAGTTGTTCGGTGAAATTATTCGCTATAAATCCGAAGCCAGGCTCCAATACCAAATGCTCAGTAAAGAAGTAATTATAATACCCAATAATATGTAAACAAAAACCCGGATCATAGCTATGCTCAAAACCGTCACTTGATTGGGCGGGAGCAATTGTACTGGCACCAACCGCAAATAATACTCCCACCTTATTATCGGGTTTATCTTGCGCACGGCAAACGCCTGTGATTAATAAAACAACTGAGACTGCGTATATAAATTTTACCATAAGTTTAGATGTATTGCTATACATTTTTACAAATGCCTAACTATCAAAACATATACCTTAATAAGAACAAGCCTGCAGTTAACTAAAAAAAGCCATTTTCAGCATCAATTAACTAATTTTCGGCAACTATGGCTTTCCTTAAATTGATTAGAACTGTATACACATAAACAAAAAACCGTCCCGGTAAACTACCGAAACGGTCCATTATTGCTTAAAACTTAGTTATATCAACTATAGGTTAGAAGTTAAACCCTAAGGAAACCTGAATATTATTGTTTCGGGCTTTAACACTAGCATCATTTTTATCCAGCTTTTGTAGTCCAAAATTGTAACGGGCTCCCAGATTAAATTTTCCAAAATCATACTCGCCTCCAACAACTCCCCCTATATCAGCTTTACGAAAATTATCCTCATCAATTACCCCATCTCCAGTTTCGAAGCTACCATCATC from Solitalea canadensis DSM 3403 encodes:
- a CDS encoding outer membrane beta-barrel protein, whose protein sequence is MVKFIYAVSVVLLITGVCRAQDKPDNKVGVLFAVGASTIAPAQSSDGFEHSYDPGFCLHIIGYYNYFFTEHLVLEPGFGFIANNFTEQLTVGTAGAKVGYEVKNTYLALPITVQYVFNKIRVGIGPEVNYLIRTKSDRYDVVNFTDFTYGLSTLVDYKVSYFRIGLNYKMSFAKTFDPATNIFDKSGKYQNLLLTFRYEL